A stretch of Scheffersomyces stipitis CBS 6054 chromosome 2, complete sequence DNA encodes these proteins:
- a CDS encoding general translation factor eIF2 (go_funtion GTP binding~go_process protein biosynthesis), giving the protein MAKKSKKGAKSGGDFWDDEELDQENTGAEHLETSAQEEPEAASADDIAGDFLSSIRKSKQKKDQKEEEDKKTKDGPKILSKKEKERLKKEAEKQLKKEQAAKKKAQQATKKEQIKEANKQNAAAANASASATPEPEAEEVEAKKTPAKKGGKKAPAGLAALRKRLELKKQLEEEQQRLEEEEEAKRLEEERLAAEEEERKEAVRAAKKEKDRLKKEQLKAEGKLLTKKQKEEKKLQERRRQQLLQGNVTVAGLQQSPDGPKPKKVVYTKKKSTKAKTFIQKPASTASESKKVNEEEDEVPVDDWEKMALDDDEPVADDWEAALNEDVEDKADVEEDNDAEAEEEEAERKAREEAERKSQEEAARKKKEEEARAAAAAAAAAEQAKLAAQKTISPEKDLRSPICCILGHVDTGKTKLLDKVRQTNVQGGEAGGITQQIGATYFPIDALKHKTSVMAQYEKQTFDVPGLLIIDTPGHESFTNLRSRGSSLCNIAILVIDIMHGLEQQTLESIRLLRDRKAPFVVALNKIDRLYDWKEIPNNSFRDSFAKQSKAVQAEFHNRYEQIRLALSEQGLNSELYFQNKNISKYVSIVPTSAVTGEGVPDLLWLLLELTQKRMSKQLMYLSKVEATILEVKVVEGFGYTIDVVLSNGILREGDRVVLCGLNGPIATNIRALLTPPPARELRVKSEYVHHKEVKAALGVKIAANDLEKAVAGSRLIVVGEDDDEDEIMEEVMDDLTGLLDSVDTSGKGVVVQASTLGSLEALLDFLKDMKIPVMSIGLGPVYKRDVMKATTMLEKAPELAVMLCFDVKVDKEAEQYADEQNIKIFNADIIYHLFDAFTAYQEKLLEIRRKDFMEYAVLPCVLKTIQIINKRNPMIIGVDVVEGAVRIGTPICAVRQDPVTKQPNIMVLGKVVSLEVNHKSHDIIKKGQTSAGVAMRLDNPSSAQPTWGRHVDETDNLYSLITRRSIDTLKDPAFRDTVSRDDWLLIKKLKPVFDIK; this is encoded by the exons ATGGCAAAGAAATCTAAAAAAGGAGCTAAATCTGGAGGAGATTTCTGGGACGATGAAGAACTCGACCAGGAAAACACCGGAGCTGAACACCTTG AGACTTCAgcacaagaagaaccagaagctGCATCTGCCGATGACATCGCTGGTGATTTCTTAAGTTCTATCCGTAAATCCAAGCAAAAAAAGGACcaaaaggaagaggaagacaagaagacCAAAGATGGTCCTAAGATCTTatccaagaaggaaaaggaaagattgaagaaggaagctgaaaaacagttgaagaaggaacaggcagcaaagaagaaagcgCAACAAGCTACtaagaaagaacaaatcaAGGAAGCTAACAAGCAAAATGCAGCCGCTGCTAATGCATCCGCTTCTGCAACTCCTGAAccagaagctgaagaagtcgaagCCAAGAAGACCCCAGCTAAGAAAGGAGGTAAGAAGGCCCCGGCTGGTCTTGCTGCTTTGAGAAAGCGATTAGAGTTGAAAaagcaacttgaagagGAGCAGCAGAGattagaggaagaagaggaagccaagagattggaagaagagagattggcagctgaagaagaagaaagaaaagaagctgtTAGAGCCGCtaagaaagaaaaggacAGAttaaagaaagaacaattgaaagCAGAAGGTAAGTTGTTAACTAAGAAAcaaaaggaagagaagaagttaCAAGAGCGTCGTCGTCAGCAATTGTTACAAGGTAATGTTACTGTTGCTGGTTTACAACAATCTCCTGACGGACCTAAACCAAAGAAGGTTGTCTACactaagaagaagtctaCCAAAGCTAAAACTTTCATTCAAAAGCCTGCTTCTACTGCCTCTGAATCAAAGAAGGTCAATGAGgaggaagacgaagttCCTGTCGATGACTGGGAAAAAATGGCTCTCGATGACGATGAACCAGTGGCCGATGATTGGGAAGCTGCTTTgaatgaagatgttgaagataaAGCTGACGTTGAAGAGGATAATGatgctgaagctgaagaagaagaagcgGAACGTAAAGCTAGGGAGGAAGCCGAACGTaaatctcaagaagaagctgctagaaagaagaaagaagaagaggcaAGAGCTGCTGCAGCTGCTGCCGCCGCCGCCGAACAAGCTAAGTTGGCTGCCCAAAAGACTATTTCTCCGGAAAAGGATTTGCGTTCTCCTATTTGTTGTATTTTGGGTCACGTCGATACTGGAAAGACTAAATTATTGGACAAAGTTCGTCAAACTAATGTTCAAGGAGGTGAAGCTGGTGGTATAACCCAACAAATCGGTGCTACTTACTTTCCAATAGATGCTCTTAAGCACAAGACTTCTGTCATGGCTCAATACGAAAAGCAGACTTTCGATGTTCCTGGTTTGTTGATTATTGATACACCGGGACATGAGTCCTTCACAAACTTGAGATCTCGTGGTTCTTCCTTATGTAATATTGCGATTTTGGTCATTGACATCATGCATGGTTTGGAACAACAAACTCTTGAATCTATAAGATTATTGAGGGACAGAAAAGCACCATTCGTAGTTGCTTTGAACAAAATTGATAGATTGTATGACTGGAAAGAGATTCCAAACAACTCGTTTAGAGATTCCTTCGCTAAGCAATCGAAGGCGGTTCAAGCAGAATTTCATAACAGATACGAACAGATCAGGCTTGCCTTATCTGAACAAGGTTTGAACTCAGAATTGTATTTCCAAAACAAGAATATTTCAAAGTACGTTTCCATTGTTCCAACTTCAGCTGTCACTGGAGAAGGTGTTCCAGAtttgttgtggttgttgCTTGAGTTGACTCAGAAGAGAATGTCTAAGCAATTGATGTACTTAAGTAAGGTTGAAGCTACAATTTTGGAAGTCAAGGTTGTTGAAGGTTTCGGTTACACTATTGATGTTGTGTTGTCAAACGGTATTTTGAGGGAGGGTGATAGAGTTGTATTGTGTGGTTTGAACGGGCCAATAGCGACAAATATCAGAGCATTATTAACTCCTCCACCTGCTCGTGAATTGCGTGTCAAATCTGAATATGTTCACCACAAGGAGGTCAAGGCTGCTTTGGGTGTCAAGATTGCTGCTAatgatttggaaaaggctgttgctggttcCAGATTGATCGTTGTCGGtgaagacgacgatgaagatgaaattaTGGAAGAAGTTATGGATGACTTAACAGGTTTGTTGGACTCGGTTGATACATCTGGTAAGGGTGTGGTAGTTCAAGCTTCTACATTGGGTTCCTTGGAAGCCTTGTTGGATTTCCTTAAGGATATGAAGATTCCAGTTATGTCTATTGGTTTGGGTCCAGTCTACAAGAGAGATGTAATGAAAGCTACAACCATGCTAGAGAAAGCTCCAGAACTAGCAGTTATGTTGTGTTTCGATGTCAAGGTTGATAAGGAAGCTGAACAATATGCTGACGAACAAAACATTAAGATTTTCAATGCTGATATTATCTACCATTTGTTCGATGCATTTACTGCTTACCAGGAAAAGCTTCTCGAAATCCGTCGAAAGGATTTCATGGAATATGCTGTCTTGCCATGTGTCTTGAAGACAATTCAAATTATCAACAAGCGTAACCCAATGATCATTGGTGTTGACGTTGTTGAGGGCGCCGTTCGTATCGGTACTCCAATATGTGCTGTTCGTCAAGATCCTGTTACAAAGCAGCCTAACATCATGGTTTTGGGCAAGGTAGTTTCTTTGGAAGTTAACCACAAATCTCACGACATTATTAAGAAGGGCCAAACTTCTGCTGGTGTTGCCATGAGATTGGACAATCCATCATCTGCCCAACCAACCTGGGGAAGACACGTTGATGAGACTGATAACTTGTACTCATTAATCACTCGTAGGTCAATTGATACCTTGAAGGATCCAGCTTTCCGTGACACTGTCTCCAGAGATGACTGGCTCTTGATCAAAAAGTTGAAGCCAGTGTTCGACATTAAATAA
- a CDS encoding NADH-ubiquinone oxidoreductase, with protein MQDLPPIGGYEPVQWKRNLPSRGFRPSIYFWGITGLMAFGFYRFYKGVDEQRELLRERQWARFYLEPLLLAEEDRNVARRYFSEKQRQDLVRGSMSDENKSKFDEEIYNDKSKFRFPKYTAGVAPSER; from the coding sequence ATGCAAGATTTGCCACCTATCGGAGGGTATGAGCCAGTTCAATGGAAGAGAAATCTTCCATCTAGAGGATTCAGACCGTCTATTTACTTCTGGGGTATAACCGGTCTCATGGCTTTCGGTTTCTACAGATTCTACAAAGGTGTTGATGAACAACGTGAATTGCTAAGAGAAAGACAGTGGGCTCGTTTTTACTTGGAGCCATTGTTGttagctgaagaagacagaaaTGTTGCTAGAAGATATTTCTCTGAGAAGCAAAGACAAGATTTGGTTAGAGGATCCATGAGTGATGAAAATAAGTCCAAATTCGATGAAGAGATATACAAcgacaagtccaagttcCGTTTCCCAAAGTACACAGCCGGTGTAGCTCCATCCGAACGTTAA
- the PHO13 gene encoding p-nitrophenyl phosphatase (go_funtion 4-nitrophenylphosphatase activity; alkaline phosphatase activity~go_process dephosphorylation; histone modification; histone dephosphorylation), with protein MSVKITNKEQVQSLLGQYDYFLFDCDGVLWLGDHLLPHVPETLNLLKEHRKTVIFVTNNSTKSRDDYLKKFQKLGISGITKDEVFGSSYASAVYIDKILKLPKEKKVWVLGEEGIEKELKELGYTTVGGSDPVLVQDGVAFDPEHPHLVELDEDVGAVLAGLTLNLNYLKLSITMQYLLKDNKSLPFIATNIDSTFPSKGKLLIGAGSIIETVAFASGRQPDAVCGKPNQSMMNSIKADNPGLRETPKRGLMIGDRLNTDMKFGRDGGLDTLLVLTGIETEENVLKQPKDVAPTYYASKLGDLYDFCN; from the coding sequence ATGTCGGTAAAGATAACCAACAAGGAACAAGTTCAAAGCTTATTGGGCCAGTACGACTATTTCTTGTTCGATTGTGATGGTGTTCTCTGGTTGGGAGATCACTTGTTACCACATGTGCCCGAGACCTTGAACTTATTGAAGGAGCACAGAAAGACAGTTATCTTTGTTACAAACAACTCTACCAAATCAAGAGATGACTACTTaaagaaatttcaaaagCTTGGTATCTCAGGGATCACCAAAGACGAAGTATTTGGCTCCTCCTATGCTTCTGCAGTATACATTGATAAGATTCTTAAATTGCCAAAGGAGAAAAAAGTCTGGGTATtaggagaagaaggtattGAAAAGGAACTTAAGGAGTTGGGATATACAACTGTAGGTGGAAGTGACCCCGTCTTAGTGCAAGATGGTGTGGCTTTTGATCCTGAACATCCACACTTGGTAGAGttggatgaagatgtagGAGCAGTTCTTGCTGGATTAactttgaatttgaactacttgaagttaTCAATTACCATGCAATACCTTTTGAAAGATAACAAGTCATTGCCGTTTATTGCTACCAATATCGACTCTACATTCCCATCCAAGGGTAAATTGTTGATTGGGGCTGGTTCCATTATAGAAACCGTTGCATTTGCCAGTGGTCGTCAGCCAGACGCTGTTTGTGGTAAGCCAAATCAATCCATGATGAACTCAATTAAGGCAGACAATCCAGGCTTGAGGGAAACGCCAAAGCGAGGTCTTATGATTGGTGACAGACTAAATACTGACATGAAGTTCGGCAGAGACGGAGGGTTAGATACGTTATTGGTTTTGACAGGGattgaaactgaagaaaatgtcttgAAGCAACCAAAAGATGTCGCCCCAACCTATTATGCCAGTAAACTTGGAGACCTTTATGatttttgcaactag
- a CDS encoding putative response regulator phosphotransferase (go_funtion two-component sensor molecule activity~go_process two-component signal transduction system (phosphorelay)), which yields MSDAKRQSLQDTGLVEWSVFSELVAMDEDEEGFSQSLFETFVEQVLDTFEQINENLKDKNLDKLSALGHYLKGSAAALGLTKISTQCERIQNYGHKVNFDNFELTSDSYAKSKRESDENKHTEDSEDIAIPDESSDEFWIALIQDALDKAKDGFEKSRAALNEYFEF from the coding sequence ATGTCAGATGCAAAAAGACAAAGTCTACAAGACACCGGCTTAGTTGAATGGTCTGTCTTCAGCGAATTGGTGGCAatggatgaagatgaagaagggTTTTCTCAATCGTTATTTGAAACAttcgttgaacaagtctTGGATACATTCGAACAAATCAACGAAAACCTCAAGGACAAaaacttggacaagttaTCAGCATTAGGTCATTACTTGAAAGGTTCAGCCGCAGCGTTGGGATTAACTAAAATATCTACTCAATGTGAGCGAATTCAAAACTATGGTCATAAAGTCAACTTCGACAACTTTGAATTGACTAGCGATAGTTATGCAAAATCCAAAAGAGAATCAGATGAAAATAAGCATACTGAAGATTCGGAAGATATTGCAATACCGGACGAAAGCAGTGACGAGTTCTGGATAGCATTGATTCAAGACGCTCTTGATAAAGCAAAGGACGGCTTTGAGAAGTCTCGAGCAGCTCTCAACGAATACTTTGAGTTCTAG
- the ALG9 gene encoding mannosyltransferase (catalyzes the transfer of mannose from Dol-P-Man to lipid-linked oligosaccharides) — VQCLLVGLNISIRIYSALYMIIADCDETFNYWEPLNLLFRRFGKQTWEYSPEFALRDYVYLFIYYIVGSLPYHYSYYQFYAIRVLALCGFTSYTEISLFNNIKQHIGSRVASWFLLFTSIAPGMSHAGVALLPSSFAMQCNTLAISYGISAFSGDGIADFVIAILLFVTGGLIGWPFALALGLTFGLYTLFNIKLWKDGKMLIIIGGCASGTALILAVVGVVNSYLYCKYLLVPLNIVLYNVFGGEGEGPEIFGVEPFSYYILNLLLNFNVVFPLAYAGSLMNPFLYSKSKLSFVVASMPLLIWSFIFFGQPHKEERFLYPIYPLICLNAALLTSKLFSIHSQIFGKVVQSPNYIRRVWSAFVQGGFALAIITVSILRIINLVENYSAPLVVFSSVAGLPQGNDIQNVCIGREWYHYPNSFFLPDNYRLRFVKSGFNGLLPGDFNEEFSTLREQTAFVPQHMNNKNQFEEDKVVTLETCDYYVDNTEPVAEGELQLVSKDNGIIKANLGWDILKCHKLLRPDGHHDGIGRFIYIPMSLRSIVRYNVEYMEFCVLKRKNGMV, encoded by the exons GTGCAATGTCTTCTTGTGGGtttgaatatttcaattaGAATCTATAGTGCGTTGTACATGATCATTGCCGATTGTGACGAAACTTTTAACTACTGGGAGCCATTGAATTTGCTCTTTCGTCGCTTTGGAAAGCAAACATGGGAATATTCACCAGAGTTTGCCTTACGTGACTATGTCTACTTATTCATTTACTACATAGTTGGAA GTTTACCTTACCACTATTCATACTACCAATTCTATGCTATTCGTGTTTTGGCGTTGTGTGGATTCACTTCTTACACTGAAATTtcattgttcaacaacataaAGCAACATATAGGTTCAAGGGTGGCAAGCTGGTTTCTCTTATTCACTTCAATTGCCCCAGGAATGTCACACGCGGGAGTCGCTTTGTTACCTTCCTCGTTTGCGATGCAATGTAATACTTTGGCCATAAGCTATGGTATCAGCGCTTTCTCTGGGGATGGCATTGCTGACTTTGTAATAGCCATTCTCCTTTTTGTTACGGGTGGGTTAATCGGATGGCCGTTTGCTCTAGCATTAGGCTTGACATTTGGACTCTACACTCTATTCAATATCAAACTTTGGAAAGATGGGAAAATGTTGATTATTATTGGAGGATGTGCTTCTGGCACTGCTCTCATATTGGCTGTTGTAGGTGTAGTCAATTCTTACCTTTATTGCAAATACTTACTTGTTCCACTTAATATTGTATTATACAATGTATTTGGTGGGGAAGGAGAGGGCCCCGAAATCTTTGGAGTTGAACCTTTCAGTTATTACATCCTTAACTTATTGCTAAACTTTAATGTTGTGTTTCCTTTGGCATATGCTGGTTCATTGATGAATCCGTTTCTTTATTCCAAATCAAAGCTATCTTTTGTTGTTGCTTCCATGCCATTACTAATTTGGagttttattttttttggACAACCTCACAAAGAAGAGAGGTTTCTCTACCCTATCTATCCCTTAATTTGCTTAAATGCGGCGTTATTGACTTCGAAATTGTTCAGCATTCATTCTCAaatttttggaaaagttgtCCAGAGCCCAAATTATATTCGTAGGGTCTGGTCGGCATTTGTACAAGGTGGATTTGCTTTGGCCATAATTACAGTTTCAATCTTGAGGATCATTAATTTAGTCGAGAACTATTCTGCTCCGTTAGTTGTATTTTCTTCGGTTGCTGGATTGCCACAAGGAAATGATATTCAAAATGTTTGCATTGGCAGGGAGTGGTACCATTATCCAAATTCCTTTTTCTTACCTGACAACTATCGTCTAAGATTTGTCAAGAGTGGCTTCAACGGTTTGCTTCCAGGTGActtcaatgaagaattttCGACACTTAGAGAGCAAACAGCCTTTGTTCCTCAGCACATGAACAATAAGAATCAGTTCGAAGAGGATAAAGTAGTTACCTTAGAAACTTGTGATTACTACGTTGACAACACCGAACCAGTTGCTGAGGGTGAGCTCCAGCTTGTCCTGAAAGACAATGGCATTATAAAAGCTAATCTAGGTTGGGACATATTGAAATGCCATAAATTGCTACGTCCTGATGGACACCATGATGGAATAGGTAGATTTATCTACATTCCGATGTCATTGAGACTGATTGTACGTTACAACGTGGAGTACATGGAATTTTGTGTATTAAAAAGGAAAAATGGTATGGTGTAA
- the NRL1 gene encoding Nitrilase, arylacetone-specific (Arylacetonitrilase) (Nitrilase, arylacetone-specific (Arylacetonitrilase) (bacterial)~go_funtion hydrolase activity, acting on carbon-nitrogen (but not peptide) bonds~go_process nitrogen compound metabolism): MSASVYPKLKVAAVQAAPVYLNLEATIAKSVKLIEEAAANGAKLVAFPEAFVPGYPWFAFIGHPEYTRKWYHKLYKNALEIPSPAIQKISNAARDNDIFVCISGSEKDNGSLFLCQLWFDNKGNLIGKHRKMRASVAERLVWGDGCGSLLPVMKTEIGNLGGLMCWEHQVPLDLAAMNNQNEQIHVAAWPGYFDDEISSRYYAISTQSFVVMTSSIYSEEMKQLICEDAEQRKYFDSFKSGHTCIYGPDGEPVSEMIPAETEGIAYADIDIARTIDFKYYIDPAGHYSNKSLTATHNVSDTRPIKQIGSSPSQFIGHDDLNRVDVAA; the protein is encoded by the coding sequence ATGTCTGCCTCAGTTTAtccaaaattgaaagttgctgctgttcAAGCTGCTCCAGTTTATCTTAATTTAGAAGctacaattgcaaagtCTGTTAAGcttattgaagaagctgctgctaATGGTGCAAAGTTGGTCGCTTTTCCAGAAGCTTTTGTTCCTGGTTACCCTTGGTTTGCCTTCATTGGTCACCCAGAGTACACTAGGAAGTGGTACCacaagttgtacaagaatGCCTTGGAAATTCCTAGTCCTGCCATTCAAAAGATTTCCAACGCAGCCAGAGACAATGATATTTTTGTGTGTATTTCTGGTTCAGAAAAGGACAATGgttccttgttcttgtgcCAATTGTGGTTTGACAATAAAGGAAATTTGATTGGAAAGCACAGAAAGATGAGAGCTTCTGTTGCTGAAAGATTGGTCTGGGGTGATGGTTGTGGTTCTTTACTTCCAGTCATGAAGACTGAAATTGGAAACTTGGGAGGCTTGATGTGCTGGGAACATCAAGTTCCTTTGGATCTTGCCGCTATGAATAACCAGAACGAGCAGATTCATGTTGCTGCTTGGCCAGGATATTTTGACGATGAAATCTCTTCTCGTTACTATGCTATTTCTACTCAAAGCTTTGTTGTCATGACATCGTCCATTTatagtgaagaaatgaagcaGTTAATCTGTGAAGACGCAGAACAAAGAAAGTATTTTGATTCTTTCAAGAGTGGTCACACTTGTATCTACGGTCCTGATGGGGAGCCAGTTTCAGAAATGATTCCTGCTGAAACGGAAGGTATTGCCTACGCTGACATCGATATTGCCAGAACTATCGACTTCAAATACTACATTGACCCTGCTGGCCACTACAGTAACAAATCCTTGACTGCTACGCACAATGTTTCCGATACCAGACCAATCAAGCAAATCGGCTCCTCTCCTTCCCAATTCATTGGCCACGATGACTTGAACAGAGTCGACGTTGCAGCTTAA
- the HOL42 gene encoding major facilitator superfamily multidrug-resistance protein (member of major facilitator superfamily multidrug-resistance protein), producing the protein MSLSSDIEKHFESHIESVSAENLPELSREHIEYLMERHGTIELDPLPSMDPEDPLNWPNWRKNYEILIIAYQCFMGTYFAAGLTPAYEGMAEEYGIDIPTASYLTSSQIAIMGVLPLFWVPIMNTFGRRSILLYSAICAIGLNIAGAYVTTYGQQMATRCLYAFFNATASALGSAVVSDLSFSHERGKKNGWWSLGFVVGTPAGPFLSGFIMQYSTKKWIFFMFAIMNAIQVVLFFFSKETVYNRGDKIEEPSKLIKMIGIFRRNSKKINVGAFVKPFKQAANWRITVVILAASVTFAYANIVLIVEMPQTFGAIFELSPQALGLHYIALIVGSCIGEGLAGPLSDWWMARSIKKRNGQRVIADRLFISYNGYLLVIVGLVVWGVYLDRAQPGHWKINALIGSAIIAAGNNIVATVLITFAIDCNPACAADIGLYMTFVRQVYGFIAPFYFPYMFTNLGFMGSAGLMIGLVFVFGSLSTALVHILSRNK; encoded by the coding sequence atgTCTTTATCCAGCGATATTGAAAAGCACTTCGAAAGCCACATTGAAAGCGTTCTGGCTGAAAACTTGCCAGAACTTTCTCGTGAACATATTGAATATCTTATGGAAAGACATGGAACAATTGAGTTAGACCCACTTCCTTCCATGGACCCAGAAGATCCACTCAACTGGCCAAATTGGAGAAAAAACTATGAAATTTTGATTATTGCTTACCAATGCTTTATGGGTACCTATTTTGCTGCTGGTCTTACTCCAGCTTATGAAGGTATGGCTGAAGAATACGGTATTGATATTCCAACTGCTTCATACTTAACTTCTTCTCAAATTGCTATAATGGGTGTTTTGCCTCTTTTTTGGGTTCCTATTATGAATACTTTTGGTAGAAGGTCTATTCTTTTGTACTCTGCTATTTGTGCCATAGGTTTAAATATTGCTGGAGCTTACGTTACCACATATGGACAACAAATGGCTACTAGATGCTTGTatgctttcttcaatgccACCGCTTCCGCTTTGGGTAGTGCAGTGGTTTCTGATTTGTCTTTCAGTCACGAAAGAGGTAAGAAGAATGGTTGGTGGTCTCTTGgttttgttgttggcaCACCAGCTGGTCCATTCCTTTCTGGTTTCATTATGCAATACTCGACAAAAAAATGGATTTTCTTCATGTTCGCTATCATGAACGCCATTCAGGTTgtgttgttcttcttttctaaaGAAACCGTATACAACAGAGGCgacaaaattgaagagcCATCCAAGCTTATCAAAATGATTGGTATTTTCAGACGtaattccaagaagataaaTGTTGGTGCTTTTGTGAAACCATTCAAGCAAGCTGCAAATTGGAGAATTACTGTTGTCATCCTTGCTGCTAGTGTCACTTTCGCTTATGCTAACATCGTTCTCATTGTCGAGATGCCACAAACCTTTGGTGCAATTTTCGAACTCAGTCCTCAAGCATTAGGTTTGCACTATATCGCTCTTATTGTCGGTTCTTGTATTGGTGAGGGACTTGCCGGTCCCCTTTCCGATTGGTGGATGGCCAGAAGtatcaaaaagagaaatggCCAAAGAGTCATCGCTGATAGATTGTTTATTTCCTACAATGGGTATTTGCTAGTCATTGTTGGTTTAGTTGTTTGGGGTGTTTATTTGGACAGGGCTCAACCTGGTCATTGGAAAATTAATGCTTTGATTGGTTCAGCAATTATAGCAGCTGGTAACAATATCGTTGCCACTGTTTTGATTACTTTCGCCATTGACTGCAACCCAGCATGCGCTGCCGATATTGGTTTATATATGACTTTTGTCAGACAGGTCTATGGTTTTATCGCCCCATTCTACTTCCCATACATGTTTACCAACTTAGGTTTCATGGGTTCTGCAGGTTTGATGATTGGACTTGTTTTCGTTTTTGGTTCACTTTCCACTGCATTGGTACACATTTTGAGTAGAAACAAATAA